Sequence from the Kogia breviceps isolate mKogBre1 chromosome X, mKogBre1 haplotype 1, whole genome shotgun sequence genome:
AGGCACAGTGGAGTGGGTCAGCGTGCCACAGCAGGAAGTCTACTGAGGAGATGACCTTGTTTGGATCTTGTAGATCATCATAAGGAGTTCGGATTTTACTCTAAAGGGCAGAAGAAGGCTTTGGAGGGTTAGGAGAGAGAGTTGATTTGGTTGATCTTATAAATTGAGCTTTCTGAACGTTTTGCAATAGACACACTGGTGGCTTGGatgcggtggggggggggatgttGGTCACAACCTCCTCCCTCACAGGCTACAAAATGCTCACATCCTCAATCCCTTTCCCCCCAACTCGCCTGTCACTCAAACCACAAATATATGTATAGGCACACcaaggcacagacacacacatgtatCACGCatacatgcaaacacacatacatgtgcatatatgAGTGTCTGCCTAGCCACACCCACACGTTTTCCAACACACATGCACAGGTGCAGACAGCCAAGGAAAGGGACATTACAGGGGATCCTGACCTGCTGGGATCACGTGCTCTTAGCTATGCCCTTGGCTTCCAGGAACCAGCGCTTCAGCCATGGacatttctgtgtcttctttgatgTTAGGGGGTCCTCCTGCCATCATAACCAGTTGTTCGCTTGTAAGCTGTGGCCAAGAATGCATAGGGAGCAGGACACAGAGGAGACACTTGGCAAATCAGCTCTTTGAGGGGTAGGAGCTCAAGGAAGATACCCCTGGACGTGGGGGTGGAGCCAGACTCCCTCTCTGGGCTTAAGCCTTGGACGCAGCACCTTCTGTTCGTGCTGTATCTTGCTGGCTGGGTTCGAGGCCTTCTCCCCTGCTACTCTGTAAGCAACTTAGGAGAAGTGACAAGGCTCAGAACCTTTGCCTGTGAGAACTGCCCTGGCTCTCGGGTCATCTGATTTGACCCCACTGGGGGGCAAGTAGGCTCCACCTGGCATCATTTCTAGATAGAGGCAGACTGGCACAGGACTCCAGAGTCAGTCAGTGGCCAAAGCAGGATTAGGTCCCATCATGGCTTCTGCAAGGCCAGCTCTGGCTAATAATTCAGGCCACAGCACCGGTAAGAAAGCACCCTCGGCAGAGTATCCCCCGCCTTCCCCAATCCAGAGCCCCCAGGCAGGGTACATGGCCTTTCATGCCCTGGGTCAGCCTGGACAAGAGCCATGAGAACCAAAGGAGGGACGGTCAGGAGAAGAAGGACCTGCCTACAGCCACCGAAGCCCCAGGTGTCCCCAGCCCTGCACCCCCTGGTCTAAGTTCAAATTCTCCCTCAGCTTCCCTACTGATTAAACCTCTGTGAGGGTCAGGCTTATGTGTCCACTTGGCTAGCCTAAGGCCCCCAGTTATTCCATCAAGCATTAGTCTAGGTGTTGTTATCAAGGCATTTTGTAGCTGTTGTTAATATCTACAATTGGTAGACTTTAAGTAAAGGACATTATGAATCCttgataatgtgggtgggcctcttccaatcagttgaaggcattaagagcaaagactgaggtttccCAGAGAAGAAATTCTGCTCAAGAGTGCAGCATCAACCCCTCCCTAAGATTCCAACCTGCTGAACTGCCCTGCAAATTTTGGCCTTGCTAGCCCCACAGTGGCATGagccagtttcttaaaataaattttgctatacacacgcacatatatatgcacatttatatacatacacatacatcctattggttccatttctctggagaaaccGGACTCATACAAGCACCAGAGGTGAACCCTCAGCTCTTGGAAACAGCCCCAGAGCCCCTGGGGAAGAGGAGgttatttgcaaaagaaaaagcaagcacAGCTGGGaccaggtgggagggagaggaggaaaggggggaggggaagaggaagggaggaaggaaaggggccaaggagaggaaggggaggggcccGGCTCGCTTAGAGAGGGTGGCACGATGTGGGCTGCCCGACCCCCTCCCTGGCCCCACCTGTCCAGCTCTGGGAACAAGCTGTCCGGAGCAGAGCTGACAAAGGCCCTGCCTGCATTCCTGAGGACCCTGGGAGAAGCCCTTTCCAGCTCCAGGAGAGCAGCTGCGATGAAATCCGAGCTTTCTGGAGGGCCACCTCAGGAGCAGAGAAGTGTGCTCTGTGGGACTCAGGAGCCTGCGAAGCAGGAGCCCTGGGTCTCTGGCAGGCCACGATTGCCAGACTGAACAGATAAAAATATAGGATGCCAACTGAATttcaatttcaaataaacaacaaatacgTTTTAAGAGTAAGTATGCAGTATATGGGACTTACACACACTAAAAATTTATCCATGGTTTATCCGACATTCACATTTAACTGGGTACGCTGTATTTTAGCTGGCAAGCCTATGCCCTGCCCATCCTCCACATGAGTTCAAGatttgaccttgagcaagtctttgggcctcagtctccccattgGACGATCGATGGAATTTATAGTCCCCTCCCTACAGGGTGGCTGATCGACCTTGCACTACTGACCTCAGATCAGATTCCCCTCTGACTACCAACTGGCCTTGACCAGTTGGGGCTTCCCGGGCCCTGGGTCACTGGGTCCAGGTGTATGCAGAAGAACTGACCCCTGGGGGCAAAGGACCCCACCACTTAAAGCCAAGCGGAGAGGGTGGGGAGACTTCCTTCCTAATCCCTAGAGCCCCCAATGCCACCCAGAAACCCTGGTATTTCACCACCTTATCTTGTCTGCCTCTCTTGAATTGGGTACCAAGGATGGCTGGGCTGTGGGAGACTaaatttgctgtgtgactttgaacttGCCCCGTCCCATGTCTCTCTAGCATGCTGAACTTTTCTCTCCAACACCATAGTTTCCTTCTGAAATTGCCCCAAACCCTTACTCCAAACACTCCCCAAATCCCCCACTGTCTGGTGTGGGCCAGGAGGATGGTCCATGGCCAAGTGTGAGTGGTGGGCTGAACAGACCTAAACCCCAGTGGAAGGCTCCCAGAGAAGAGAGCCAGGGAGCCCGAAGGTCTTCCCCACATGGAGGTTATAGACAGATGactctgggagtgtgtgtgtgtatatgtttgcaGTGTTTtacataaatgagatcatacgtTTGAGGTATATGCTGTTCTGAAACTTACTGTTTGAAGTGAACAATGTGCCTTGGGGATCTCCCTTGTCAGAACAAATCTACCTCACGTCATTTGAACACAGTACGGTATTTTGCTGCACGGCTGCACCCCTGTTTATTCACATGCTCGTGGACATCTGGGACAGTGGTTTcagaatggaaaatagaaaactgaGGAGAGCTACGTGAACACTGAGAAAAGGAGGTGGGATGGAAATGGTTCCTCGTAGGTGGCCCAGAAGTAAATGGTCTTCAAGGTGCCTAAGAGCACCTTGTAGGAGGAAAGTGGAAGGACTGTCATTTCCACAGACACTTAAGTACAGCCTCATGACATTGGAGGGATTTTAGGCAAGACATACAAAAACTAGGTAATGGTGAAAGGTGGGAGAGGACAGAAAGGACCCCCGAATCATGTGGCAGTGGGGCAAGGTTTGGAGGAGACCCCTTCTCCCTGCCATGTGACCCACCAGAACTGACATGGGGCGATGAGGATGGTAGGTGAGTTTGGAGGGCTCTTTAGGGGTGCTAAAAACGCCCCCTTTCTCCCACCAGAACATCTGGCTTGCTTCCCATCCTCCCCCAGAGGTGTCAGGATGGGGCTCTGTGATGTCAAGGCCCACCCAGGGCCACCATTGGCTGGGGGAGTGACTTGCTGACGTCATAAAGCTGAGTGATGCGGCCCCACCCACGGCATTCTGGGGAGGGCTATATAAGGGTGGTCAGGAGCTCTGGGGAACACTGCTGCTGTGAGTCTTCGACATGGCCAAGGCGACCAGGAAGCCACAAGGGCCTAGAGCAGTTATGGACTCCAAGCTGACTCGAAACACCAGAGGGATGAAGGAGAAGACTCCCCATCAAAAGAGACCCGGAAGCAGGGTCAAGGTGAGCTGAACCCACCCAAGCTCCTCTTGCCCATTGGCACCCCCCCCATAAgaacccctcccctgtccttgcccGGCACATACCCCATCTCAGCCCATATCCCTTCTCCTGAAGCCCCCATTCCCATCCGTACCCCGCCCTCTCCCCCAAACCCGTGTCCTTCTGTGCTCACCCGCTTGTCTTTCTAGGTGGCCAAGGCAACCAGGAGACTGAAGAGGCACCTTCCAGGGAGTTCCAGCAAAAAAGCCTCTCCAAAATCTCGCACCATATCAAAGAAGGTTAAGAAAGCCAAAGGGTATGTGCTTTGCAGCAGCTGTTCCAAGGTGAGTGAAGAGCTGACTCAGAAGGAACCCACACAGGTCCCAGAGATGGTGGAGAAGGCCGCCGCTCCAACTGAAGCAGTGGGTAGCCCCTGAAGCCCCCATTCCCATCCAtaccccaccctctcccccaaaCCGGTGTCCTTCTGTGCTCACCCTCTTGTCTTTCTAGGTGGCCAAGGCAACCGCACGTTCAAAGAGGCACCTTCCAGGGAGTTCCCGCAAAAAAGCCTCTCGGAAAGCTCGCGCCCCATCAAAGAAGGTTAAGAAAGCCGTCGGAGGAGCCCACCTCTCCAGCTGAAACGACGGGCAGAGCAGGGCCAGAGACCTCAGAAATCTCCAGGGGTCTCACCACTGGGAAATGGCCAACTATCGAGACCCTGAATCTTATACCGACAGGGTTCATTAATTGTGGAGATTAAATAAAATCCACTTGATGATGTGACAGTGTGTGTGTCAGAGTTCTCTGATGGTGGGGAGCAGacaaggaagggaagaagcaagtaggtgaagagggagggagacgggTGCTGCAGCATTGGGGGTCGGACCAGAAGGTCCAGTTAGCCAGACAGTGGGGAGAAGGACTCGGTCAGGACGGAGCCCCACAGATGCACTTCCCGTGGGACAAGAAGACAAGGACTTAGTGTTCCCGCGCGTGTGTGTGCGGGAGAGGGGACttagctgggggcggggggtgctgTTACGTGTGGAGTGGCAGTGCCACCTCCTAAAAAGGCTTACACAGTGGTCGCCCCCAGGGCACCTACCTCATCATAGTGTTTGTGACATCTCACCATAGGATGTCAGCAGCTGACAGCCCTCCAAACACCCAATCATCTTGCCTTACTAAACGTTAGTCCAGATGGTTttcagtatggagatttctcagaaaactaaaaatagaactaccatatgacccagaaattgcactcctgggtatatatccaaaaaaaaaaaacccacactaattcaaaaagatacatgcaccccaatgttcatagcagcattatttacaattgctgaGGTATggaagtgtccatccacagaggaatgcataaagaagacgtggtacatatatacaatggaatactactcagccataaaaaagaatgacattttgccatttgcagcaacaagggtggacttggagggcatcatgctaagtaaaataagtcagacagagaaagacaaatactgtatgatatcacttatgacATCTAAAAATACAGCAAAGTAGAGAATATaaccaaaaagaagcagactcacaggtatagagaacaaactcctggttaccagcggggagagggaaggggcaagGGGCAAGATAGGTGTGGggaagtgggaggtacaaactatcagGTGTAAGATGGGCTCAAGGACGTAGTGTACGCCATGGGGAATCTAGCcagcattttataataactgtaaatggaaagtaaactttaaaaacgtataataaataaataagaaagaaaaggaaagaaagagacagggggagatggggggaaggaaggggggaagaaaggaaagaaaataatggtgGAGATTCccaagaagatggcggaagagtaagacgcggggatcaccttcctccccacaaatacatcagaaatacatctacacgtggaacttctcctacagaacacccaccgaacgctggcagaggacctcagacctcccaaaaggcaagaaactccccacgtacctgggtggcgcaaaagaaaaaagaataaacagagacaaagaatagggacgggacctgcaccagtgggagggagccgtgaaggaggaaaggtttccacacactagaagccccttcgcgggcagagactgcgggtggcggagggggaagctccggagccgcggaggagagcgcggccacagggtgcggagggcaaagcggagagattctcgcccagaggatcggtgccgaccggcactcaccagcgcgagaggcttgtctgctcagccgccggggcgggcggggctgggaactgagctgagggcttcggtcggatcacagggagaCAACTGGGGTTGGcgacatgaacacagcctgaaggggctagtgcgccacggctggccgggagggagtccgggaaaaagtctggatctgccgaagaggcaagagacctttccttccctctttgcttcctggggcgcgaggagagggtattaggggcgcgaggagagggtattaagcgcaccgcgtaaaggagccccagaaacgggcgcggagctaccgaagagacaagagactttttcttacctctgtttcctggtgcgcgaggagaggggattaagggcaccgcgtaaaggagctccagaaacgggcgcgagccgcggttGTCGGCACGGaaaacagagacgggtgtgggacgctagggttgctgctgccgccaccaagaggcctgtgtgtgagcacaggtcactctccacaccggccctcccgggagcctgtgcagcccgccaccgccggggtcccgggatccagggactgcttcctcgggagaacgcgcggtgcgcctcgggccggtgcagcgtcacgccaacCTCTGACGTCGCacgctcgccccgcctccgtgcccctcccccgcccccccggccccccccccccccacgcctgagtgagccagagcctctgaatcatctgctcctttaacctcgtcctgtctgagcgaagggcggacgacctacgcgcagaggcggggccaagtccaaagctgaaccccaggagctgtgcgaacaaagagagggggaggtctctcccagcagcctcagaagcggcggattaaatctccacagtcaacttgaagtgcctgcatctgtggaaaacctgaatagacagcgaaatatcccaagttgaggaggtggactttgggagcaagatatactattattttccccttttttctttttgtgagtgtggatgtgtgtgctgctgtgtgagattttgtctgtatagctttgttttcaccatttgtcctagggttagaccgacccgttttttttttatttttttcatttttttattttttggtttttttttctttaatagaaatttttcttcttaataattatttttattttaataactgttttttaccctactttattttgtcttctccctttctttcttcctttcttcccttctttctttcctacttccctccttccttccttcctcccttccttcctttattccctccttcctttcttccttcctcccttcctttcttcctccctcccttcctttcttccttccttccttccctcccttcctccttccttccttccttcctttcttgcctttctatttttttctcccttttattttgaaccgtgtggattaaaggctcttggcactccagccaggtgtcaaggctgtgtctctgaggtgggagaaccaacctcaggacactggtccacaagagacctctcagctccacgtaatatcaaacagcgaaaatcttccagacatctccatctcaacaccaagacccagcttcactcaaggaccagcaacgaacagtgctggacaccctatccccaacaaagagcaagacaggtctacagccccatccattagcagagaggatgcctaaaatcataataaggctaccaacatccacaaacacaccaccagacgtgaacctgcccaccagaaagacaagatccagcctcatccaccagaacagaggcactagtcccccccaaccaggaaacctgctcaacccactgaaccaacctcagccactggggacagccaccaaaaacagagggaactacgaacctgcagcctgcaaaaaggagaccccaaacacagtaagataagcaaaatgagaagacagaaaaacacacagcagatgaaggagcaagataaaagcacagcagacctaacaaatgaagaggtaatggccagtctacctgaaaaagaattcagaataatgatagtaaagatgattcaaaatattggaaatagaatagacaaattgcaagaaacagttaacaaggacctagaagaaataaagaggaagcaagcaacgatgagcaacacaataaatgaaatgaaaaatactctagatgggatcaatagcagaatacctgaggcagaagaacagatacgtgacctggaagataaaatagtggaaataactactgcagagcagaataaagaaaaaagaatgaaaagaactgaggacagtctcagagatctctgggacaacattaaatgcaccaacattcgaatcataggggtcccagaagaagaagagaaaaagaaagggactgagaaaatatttgaagagatgatagttgaaaact
This genomic interval carries:
- the LOC136793454 gene encoding uncharacterized protein CXorf51A-like produces the protein MAKATRKPQGPRAVMDSKLTRNTRGMKEKTPHQKRPGSRVKVAKATRRLKRHLPGSSSKKASPKSRTISKKVKKAKGYVLCSSCSKVAKATARSKRHLPGSSRKKASRKARAPSKKVKKAVGGAHLSS